Within the Mugil cephalus isolate CIBA_MC_2020 chromosome 1, CIBA_Mcephalus_1.1, whole genome shotgun sequence genome, the region TGCCAACACAATTGAAAAGGCTAAAAGCAAGCTAGTCCAAAACTTTGCAGATAATCGTTGATTTTTAATGATGTCTGATGTGAGCTTGTGCTACTGCCTGTTTAGATCAATGATGAGTGTCCAGTGGAAGGatgaggaagacagagaggagtcGACGGGATCAACCTGCCTGTCTTTGAGAAGTGACCAGTCCAAAGAGAATCCTTTTACCTTCCGTAATGAGCCTGAACCACTCAACGAAAAGTAAGAGTTTAAATTGTTTTCTCAGCTTCACATCCCACCCACAATTTTTGGTTGTGTGACAGGTGGATAGGATCACTTGCAATGCAGAGGGCTTTGCGGGTGAGATGGGTATTGTGGATGTAGTATGTGAACGTATGTGAATGTAGTATGTGAACATCATGCTTGTGTACTTGGTAGTTCAGAGTCTGAAGTACAAACTTTGGAGGATGTGACGATGCAATACAGCCATTCTGTAATTTGGAACATCAGCTTACATGTTGATCCCtgcaaaatgcattctgggacaCCTGGCTGTCCCAGGATGCACACAAGTGATGTAGCAAAATACATTCTTATAGTTGTGGGGCAAGAACACATCAGAGCATTTGGACTCGACTTGGTCCACTATACAGATGATGCAGTGTTCAAACTTCCTTCTTTGAGTGACTGCAGCTTCTGAAAGATGTAATTCTGGATATCCCCTGCGTAATCTCATATTAATGTAATAACATTGTCAGGTGATGGCAGTTTAATCGCTATTTGTTTGTTATGTAGTTTGAAACATGTAACACTGAgaaacacatgaattaatgtAGCAGGTCAAAACTAATCATTTGGACTTCATGGATTCCACAACATTACCCAAGTTAACAACAAATAGTTCAAGTCCACGatgttgaaaatgttgaaagCGAGCTAGTCCAAAACTTTGCAGACCAGATAATCATTGATTCTTAATGATGTCTGATGTGAGCTTGTGCTACTGCCTGTTTAGATCAATGATAAGAATCCAGTGGAAGGatgaggaagacagagaggagtcGACGGGATCAACCTGCCTGTCTTTGAGAAGTGACCAGTCCAAAGAGAATCCTTTTACCTTCCGTAATGAGCCTGAACCACTCAACGAAAAGTAAGAGTTTAAATTGTTTTCTCAGCTTCACATCCCACCCACAATTTTTGGTTGTGTGACAGGTGGATGGGATCACTTGCAATGCAGAGGGCTTTGCGGGTGAGATGGGTATTGTGGATGTAGTATGTGAACGTATGTGAATGTAGTATGTGAACATCATGCTTGTGTACTTGGTAGTTCAGAGTCTGAAGTACAAACTTTGGAGGATGTGACGATGCAATACAGCCATTCTGTAATTTGGAACATCAGCTTACATGTTGATCCCtgcaaaatgcattctgggacaCCTGGCTGTCCCAGGATGCACACAAGTGATGTAGCAAAATACATTCTTATAGTTGTGGGGCAAGAACACATCAGAGCATTTGGACTCGACTTGGTCCACTACACAGATGATGCAGTGTTCAAACTTCCTTCTTTGAGTGACTGCAGCTTCTGAAAGATGTAATTCTGGATATCCCCTGCGTAATCTCATATTAATGTAATAACATTGTCAGGTGATGGCAGTTTAATCACTATTTGTTTGTTATGTAGTTTGAAACATGTAACACTGAgaaacacatgaattaatgtAGCAGGTCAAAACTAATCATTTGGACTTCATGGATTCCACAACATTACCCAAGTTAACAACAAATAGTTCAAGTCCACGatgttgaaaatgttgaaagTGAGCTAGTCCAAAACTTTGCAGACCAGATAGTCATTGATTCTTAATGATGTCTAATGTGAGCTTGTGCTACTGCCTGTTTAGATCAATGATAAGTAGCCAGTGGAAGGatgaggaagacagagaggagtcGACGGGATCAACCTGCCTGTCTTTGAGAAGTGACCAGTCCAAAGAGAATCCTTTTACCTTCCGTAATGAGCCTGAACCCATCAACAAAAAGtaagtttaaattattttctcagCTTCACGTCCCACCcacaattatttttaaaagaaaatttatTAATATATCTATGTATGATTGTTAATACCATGAGGAGAGATACTGCTCACCATAAtgcattttcagtttgaaagtaaTTTATTGCTAACAAGACTTGAAAGAAAagccttttattaaaaaacaaatacaatgtcCCTACAGAAGTAAGAAAAGGACTTATGGCGACAGTGCTGGGTGCCAAGACATACTGAGGGATGCAGCATCTACCAgctgtggacacagctactgtGGACAATGTGTTGCCTCCCTTGAGGAACTTTGTAAATCAGCAGGAGACTTTTTATGTAGCCAGTGTGGCAAAAGATCCAGACAAAGTCCAGAGCTGCAGACTCCTGATCAAAGAAGCATTAAACAGAGTAAGTTTCAAATCTTTCTCGCAAGCAGCATATTcgcacatttcaaacatttcaaaaatatttttgcaaTTCAGAAActacaaaacatgttttttcccatattaattatatttttacattaaattaattctTAAGAACTAGACTTACGTTCAAGTGTACCTCTGTTTGAACGCTgaaactcactgttaagccttcttgaggtgtcgtgggtgTAACTTAATGAAATgttggtgaagggaggtgctTGATAGCCCCAGTGATGTGCGGCACACTGCCTTCTGCTGTTGACTAGGTGAGGTATCTGGTGTCTTCTAGTTGCTAGCTGGTGactaactgctagcctgctggttggtttttcagttggactgggcttctaaatgtgttttgcctgggatttTGGCACAAGGGACTGTAACATCAGGTGGCACAGTGGCTCTTTGGTTAGTGCTGATGGCTTCCAAAAAGAAGTTCTGGCtggggtctttctgggtggagtttgcatgttctcccggtgtatgcatttgtttgcatgtccgggtactccggtttcctcccaccctccaaagacatgttcgttaggctaattggtgattctaaattacccagtgcgaatggttgtttgtctctgcgttagccctgtgacCTGTCCAGTGTGTACTCTGCCTCTTGCCCATTTAATGCTGGGATAGGCTGCAGCAATCCCTattgaggataagcagtagcagatgagatgagatgagattgtaacatctcatcctatgtaataattaattactgtttcttgttcttgtctTACAGTGACTGGCAGCCTGCAGGACACTTTAGACAAACATAAAATCAGCCTCAGAAAAAGATGTGAATTTGCGATTGAAGGAACAGCGGAAGAGGAGCCTCGAGCCTGCCTAAAgaagatctacacagagctttTCATCACTGAGGGACAGTGCGAACGAATCAATATCCAACATGAGGTGTGGCATCTTGATGCAATATCCAAAAGGGAAATTCAGCTTGAGACTCCAATTAAGTGCCATGAGATATTTAAGGTATTTCATGGTCAAAAGAGATCCATCCGAGTAGTTCTGACAAATGGCATTGCGGGCATTGGGAAAACCTTCTCTGTGCAGAAGTTCACcctggactgggcagagggtttggagAATCAAGACATTGACCTTGTCATCCTGCTTTCGTTCCGtgagctgaacttgatcaaagagAAGCCgtacagtcttctcaggctgcttCGTGATTTTGATCCAACACTACACATGGTCACGGCTGAAGGCCTAGCTCTGTGCAAGGTTTTACTTATCTTTGATGGgctggatgaaagcagacttttGCTCGATTTCCAGAATATTGATGTTCTGTCCGATGTGACACAGATGTCATCGGTCAACATGCTGCTGAtaaacctcatcaaggggaacTTACTTCCTTCTGCCCTCATTTGGATTACTACCAGACCTGCAGCCGCCAATCAGATCCCACCTGCATATGTTGATAGATTAACCGAGgtacgaggcttcactgaaTGTCAGATGGAGGAGTACTTTAGGAGGAGACTTAATCATAAGTCAGCCAGAATCCTCTCACACGTCAAGGcttccaggagcctccacattATGTGCCACATCCCAGTTTTCTgttggatcactgctacagtgcTGGAGCAAATATTAAGTGCAGACAAAAAGGAGCTTCCCAAAACTCTGACGGAGATGTACTCACACTTTCTGATGGTGCAGTacaagaggaagacagagaagtATGGAAAGAAGCATGGGATGATCCAACAGGAGGTGATGGAAACGGACAAGGACTTCCTTCTCAAACTGGGAAAACTTGCTTTTGAACATCTGGAAAAAGGGaacatcatgttctaccaagaagacTTGGAGAGATGTGGTCTTGATGTCAAAGAGGCCTTAGTCCTATCAGGACTGTGCacagagatcttcaaaagaGAGCATGTCCTGTTTGAGAaaactgtttattgttttgtgcatttaagTATTCAAGAGTTTCTTGCTGCTGTCTATACGATCCATTGTtacctcaacaacaacacaaaagtaCTGGCAACATTTTTGGGAGATGAATGGGATGCTCAAAGCAGTGACACAAGCCTAGAGAGCTTCCTCAGCAGAGTTGTGGACAAATCACTGAAAAGTGACAATGGCCACCTGGACCTCtttgttcgcttccttcatggacTTCTACTGGAGTCCAACCATCACCTCTTAGGAAATCTGCTGGGATGGCCTGCAAGCAATCCAGAAAGCATTCAGAGAGCAATAAGTGACCTGAAGAAGACAAATGCTTATGACatctctcctgacagaagcatcaacatcttccactgtttGATGGAGATGAATGACCAATCTGTGCACCAGGAGATCCAAGAATACTTGCAGTCAGACAACAGATCACAGAAGAAACTCACCAAGACTCATTGCTCCGCTCtcgcctacatgctgcagatgtcagaggaggttctggacgTGTTGGACCTGAAGAAGTACAATTCGTCAGGGGATGGAAGACGGAGATTGCTCCCAGCTGTCAGAAACTGCAGAGAAGCTCGGTTAGTCCAAACTAAATGACTGTTGCACTGTCAGTTGCAGGAAAGACATTTAGTTAGTCATGCAATACACCATACATTTATCATGGCCTGGACAAAAGTGATGGTACCTTtaactttatattttgttgcaGCAACTCTCAATGGGAGTTTTGCACCTGTTGACAGGTGTTTTGACCCACTCCTCACGAGCAAACTGCTCTAGTTGTCTCAGGTTTGAAGGTTTTAGATCAGAGCACATGGAAGACCACTTCAGAATAGTTTGGCGTTTTGTTCTTAGCCATTCTTTGGTGTTTTGAGTCATGGTCCTTTTGGAGGAAATCCAaattttcctgttttgtctaAAGGACCTTCTCCCAGAAGTTTTGTGGCTTGACAACGTGCATGTTGCCAAATTCCAGTCTCGCTTTTTTATGAATTGTTTTCAACTATGGAGTCCTCCTCTGTTATCTTCTATTAAGTCCACTAAGTCTCAAACAGCGACGCATGGTGCCATCTGACACTGATGCACCTTGACCTTTGAGTTCACCCAGCTAATCTTCTTGGAAGTTGTTCTGGGCTCTTATTTTGTTAGCATTCGTATTATCCTTCTCTTCATCTTGTCATCAATTTTCCACTCATAACCTTTACCTTTCTTGTCTATAACATTCTTTCTAATCTCCCAAAAGTACTTTCTCCTTAGCTTTCTGTGGTCCATGTCCAGTGgcatacacatacacaccatGATACCAAACAGCTGATTGACAATTTTTCggcatttaaataaacagactgaCTAGTTTGAAGACACCTGTGATGCTTATTGTAGGACACACCTTAAGTTTAACATGTCCATATGGTGGAATTATTTTTTCTAGTTGTACCATCATTTTTGTCCAGCCAGTTTcattgtttgttagttttttttttagatccgTTGAACCAAACTTCAACATTGTGGTTTTCatgagttaattttttttaattgattattaCAATTTTCTCCATGTCCAAGAACCTAATTCCCTTctgttgtaaataaacactATGAGATGCAAGTGAAAACACAAGCTTACATCGTTTGGTCACATACTCCTGTTGTGTATTTTTCAGTCTCGCTGGTTGTGGACTTTCTGAGTGGCATTGTGAAGTTCTGGCCTCTGCTCTGACATCCAGTCCCTCCCATTTGCAAaacctggacctgagtgaaaatGACTATTTGCTGGATTCAGGGGTGAAGCTGCTATCTGTGGGACTAGCAAGTCCAAACTGCAAACTAGAGATACTGAGGTGAGGCCACTTTACAGCTATACTGTTATTTCTTCCTCTGATCACTGATATCCTCCAGTTCTGTGTATTCccttttgttcttcttgtgATTATTCTTTGTCTTCCCATTCTTGTTTTCTCCTGTCGTATTCTGCCTCTTCGTATTCATCTCTGTCctcttgtttcttctttctcttcttctctttctctccattctGATTAATCTCAATCTTTGACTTCTGAATttgattcttctttttcttcttcttaattaTACATGTTCAAAACACTTTTCAGAAAATTAAAGTTCCAGGTCTTGTACAATGTTTCATGTCTAGTCAGTGCTACTCAAATTCTATTAACTCCTGTTTAGCATGTGCTGCTTCTATGTAGATGGATCCCTAGGGACTTCTAGAGCTTTTAATTGAGcgttaatattttagtttttatgtattCAAATGACATGTATATAACTGTTAAGTAATGAAGCTAAACTGTGGTGTGCGGATTTCATCATAGTACTTGATTTAAATTAATagatgtgtgatgtgatgtgtatCCACATAAATACATTTGCTAAGATGTAGAAAGagtttaagttttgtttttattttatttttttttagactgaagaactgcagtttgtcgGAAAGCTGTTGCGATTCTCTGGCATCGGCTCTGAAATCCGTCTCCTCTCATCTGAGAgaactggacctgagtaacaacaactacatcaaGGATTCAGGGGTGAAGCTTCTGTGTGATGGGCTAGAGAGTCCacactgtagactggagacgcTGAGGTGAGGCAGCATTTTGCATGATTAATGTTTCAGTGTCTGGATCTCATATGCAGCCTCCACATGCGGCACCACATGAGCCTggaacatgttttctttctgtatttaaaaaaaaaacaaaacataattcTGTTTGTTGAAACTCTACACAAAAATGTTGCCTTAACAGCAATCAATCTTTACAATCTTTGCACTTTATCCAGATTAAGTTGCTGCAGGCTGTCAGAGAGCAGCTGTGCACATCTGGCCTCAGCTATGAAGTCCAACCCGTCCCCCATAAGAGACTTAGACCTGAGTAAGAACAAAGTGAAGGATGCGGGGATAAATGTGCTGTCTGCTGCACTGAGGAGGTCACAATGTAAAGTGAAGACACTGAGGTAAGGTCCCTCCTGTAGgtcatatatatttaatgagaCAAATATCTGTTCTAGGCAGGTGGTGACTTTGGGTCTTGACTGTACATCAGCACTGGTGACAGTTTGTCAAAGTGGCTGTCTATAgtgcttgagtgtgtgtggagcGGAAAAGTAAAgaatttagcttagcttagctttaggAGGTAAAGTTGAAGTCATGAGTCGCAGGGGACATATAAAACAAGGACCCAAATAGTTAGGATCTGGGACATAACGGAAGGCCCACCTCAACAGGACCCAAAGCattaattgtaatttttttttttttttgcatttttttccttttttctattattatcatcaaatgctttttttgtttgttttgt harbors:
- the LOC125010604 gene encoding NACHT, LRR and PYD domains-containing protein 12-like isoform X1, with the protein product MMSVQWKDEEDREESTGSTCLSLRSDQSKENPFTFRNEPEPLNEKSMIRIQWKDEEDREESTGSTCLSLRSDQSKENPFTFRNEPEPLNEKSMISSQWKDEEDREESTGSTCLSLRSDQSKENPFTFRNEPEPINKKSKKRTYGDSAGCQDILRDAASTSCGHSYCGQCVASLEELCKSAGDFLCSQCGKRSRQSPELQTPDQRSIKQMTGSLQDTLDKHKISLRKRCEFAIEGTAEEEPRACLKKIYTELFITEGQCERINIQHEVWHLDAISKREIQLETPIKCHEIFKVFHGQKRSIRVVLTNGIAGIGKTFSVQKFTLDWAEGLENQDIDLVILLSFRELNLIKEKPYSLLRLLRDFDPTLHMVTAEGLALCKVLLIFDGLDESRLLLDFQNIDVLSDVTQMSSVNMLLINLIKGNLLPSALIWITTRPAAANQIPPAYVDRLTEVRGFTECQMEEYFRRRLNHKSARILSHVKASRSLHIMCHIPVFCWITATVLEQILSADKKELPKTLTEMYSHFLMVQYKRKTEKYGKKHGMIQQEVMETDKDFLLKLGKLAFEHLEKGNIMFYQEDLERCGLDVKEALVLSGLCTEIFKREHVLFEKTVYCFVHLSIQEFLAAVYTIHCYLNNNTKVLATFLGDEWDAQSSDTSLESFLSRVVDKSLKSDNGHLDLFVRFLHGLLLESNHHLLGNLLGWPASNPESIQRAISDLKKTNAYDISPDRSINIFHCLMEMNDQSVHQEIQEYLQSDNRSQKKLTKTHCSALAYMLQMSEEVLDVLDLKKYNSSGDGRRRLLPAVRNCREARLAGCGLSEWHCEVLASALTSSPSHLQNLDLSENDYLLDSGVKLLSVGLASPNCKLEILRLKNCSLSESCCDSLASALKSVSSHLRELDLSNNNYIKDSGVKLLCDGLESPHCRLETLRLSCCRLSESSCAHLASAMKSNPSPIRDLDLSKNKVKDAGINVLSAALRRSQCKVKTLRLDRCGLTESCCTSLASALKSDSSSLRELELSCNDLQDAGVKLLCEGLESPHCRLEALRLRSCWLSESCCAALASALRSNPSSLRELDLSENDLQDSGVKLLCDGLEAPGCRLDTLRLMSCCVTDEGFAFLASALESNPACLKELDLRKNNPQEPGVKLLSELQKSPHCRLETLRME
- the LOC125010604 gene encoding NACHT, LRR and PYD domains-containing protein 12-like isoform X2, whose protein sequence is MISSQWKDEEDREESTGSTCLSLRSDQSKENPFTFRNEPEPINKKSKKRTYGDSAGCQDILRDAASTSCGHSYCGQCVASLEELCKSAGDFLCSQCGKRSRQSPELQTPDQRSIKQMTGSLQDTLDKHKISLRKRCEFAIEGTAEEEPRACLKKIYTELFITEGQCERINIQHEVWHLDAISKREIQLETPIKCHEIFKVFHGQKRSIRVVLTNGIAGIGKTFSVQKFTLDWAEGLENQDIDLVILLSFRELNLIKEKPYSLLRLLRDFDPTLHMVTAEGLALCKVLLIFDGLDESRLLLDFQNIDVLSDVTQMSSVNMLLINLIKGNLLPSALIWITTRPAAANQIPPAYVDRLTEVRGFTECQMEEYFRRRLNHKSARILSHVKASRSLHIMCHIPVFCWITATVLEQILSADKKELPKTLTEMYSHFLMVQYKRKTEKYGKKHGMIQQEVMETDKDFLLKLGKLAFEHLEKGNIMFYQEDLERCGLDVKEALVLSGLCTEIFKREHVLFEKTVYCFVHLSIQEFLAAVYTIHCYLNNNTKVLATFLGDEWDAQSSDTSLESFLSRVVDKSLKSDNGHLDLFVRFLHGLLLESNHHLLGNLLGWPASNPESIQRAISDLKKTNAYDISPDRSINIFHCLMEMNDQSVHQEIQEYLQSDNRSQKKLTKTHCSALAYMLQMSEEVLDVLDLKKYNSSGDGRRRLLPAVRNCREARLAGCGLSEWHCEVLASALTSSPSHLQNLDLSENDYLLDSGVKLLSVGLASPNCKLEILRLKNCSLSESCCDSLASALKSVSSHLRELDLSNNNYIKDSGVKLLCDGLESPHCRLETLRLSCCRLSESSCAHLASAMKSNPSPIRDLDLSKNKVKDAGINVLSAALRRSQCKVKTLRLDRCGLTESCCTSLASALKSDSSSLRELELSCNDLQDAGVKLLCEGLESPHCRLEALRLRSCWLSESCCAALASALRSNPSSLRELDLSENDLQDSGVKLLCDGLEAPGCRLDTLRLMSCCVTDEGFAFLASALESNPACLKELDLRKNNPQEPGVKLLSELQKSPHCRLETLRME